A part of Haloarchaeobius sp. HME9146 genomic DNA contains:
- a CDS encoding DUF2306 domain-containing protein → MNTIESAVLGVHIFAGFVALVTGAGAIVTEKGGRRHRRLGRTYVYGMAVVSTTALVLLAIEQSVGRIFLGLVAIFSFYFAYSGYRVLSRKRPADRAETEDWIAVALLGLAGIGLVAMGGWFYLEGEAFAIVMFVFGAIASVVAAQDVQRFRSETAEPREWFFEHLQRMGAAYIATVTAFGTVNFTFLPTIARWLAPTLVGGIAIWYTARQYRQQFGTERPVSAD, encoded by the coding sequence ATGAACACCATCGAATCCGCCGTTCTCGGCGTCCACATCTTCGCCGGCTTCGTCGCACTGGTCACCGGGGCCGGGGCCATCGTCACCGAGAAAGGCGGTCGTCGTCACCGCCGGCTCGGCCGGACCTACGTCTACGGGATGGCCGTCGTCTCCACGACGGCGCTGGTGCTGTTGGCTATCGAGCAGTCGGTCGGCCGCATCTTCCTCGGCCTCGTCGCCATCTTCAGCTTCTACTTCGCGTACTCGGGCTACCGGGTGCTGTCGCGCAAGCGACCCGCCGACCGGGCCGAGACCGAAGACTGGATCGCGGTGGCCCTGCTCGGCCTCGCGGGTATCGGCCTCGTCGCCATGGGTGGCTGGTTCTACCTCGAAGGAGAAGCGTTCGCCATCGTCATGTTCGTCTTCGGTGCCATCGCGTCCGTCGTCGCCGCCCAGGACGTCCAGCGCTTCCGGTCGGAGACCGCCGAACCCCGTGAGTGGTTCTTCGAGCACCTCCAGCGCATGGGCGCGGCCTACATCGCGACCGTGACCGCCTTCGGCACGGTCAACTTCACGTTCCTGCCGACCATCGCACGCTGGCTGGCCCCGACGCTCGTCGGTGGCATCGCCATCTGGTACACCGCCCGGCAGTACAGACAGCAGTTCGGCACCGAGCGCCCCGTCAGCGCGGACTGA
- a CDS encoding SDR family NAD(P)-dependent oxidoreductase, giving the protein MADDSIQPAELRREDVLTVDDDHFTADSVAIVTGAGSGIGRATAVALAANGLTVAATDIDEEGLAETVEEAERCEVEGTVETVVGNLTNDDDIERIVAESAEYGQVRYLANIAGLQHIDPLPEFPMEKYDLMHDIMLRAPFYLSKLVMPHIRDTDDQVGAIGNMASIHGHIATQDKAGYITSKFGLRGLTQSIAAEGEGTLRAFTISTGYVKTPLVTDQIPDTAEERGITEREVVEDVMLGDARVKEMMEPVEVANLFVLGFSKHGRHLDGGDLTWDGGHLTTY; this is encoded by the coding sequence ATGGCGGACGATTCCATTCAACCGGCAGAGTTGCGTCGCGAGGACGTCCTGACAGTCGACGACGACCACTTCACGGCGGATTCCGTCGCTATCGTGACGGGTGCGGGGTCCGGTATCGGCCGGGCGACAGCGGTCGCGCTCGCGGCAAACGGACTCACCGTCGCCGCGACCGATATCGACGAGGAGGGCCTCGCAGAGACCGTCGAGGAGGCCGAACGGTGCGAGGTCGAGGGGACCGTCGAGACGGTCGTGGGGAACCTCACGAACGACGACGACATCGAGCGCATCGTCGCGGAGTCGGCCGAGTACGGCCAGGTTCGCTACCTGGCGAACATCGCCGGCCTCCAGCACATCGACCCGCTTCCGGAGTTCCCGATGGAGAAGTACGACCTGATGCACGACATCATGCTCCGTGCCCCGTTCTACCTCTCCAAACTGGTGATGCCCCACATCCGCGACACCGACGACCAGGTCGGGGCCATCGGGAACATGGCCTCGATTCACGGCCACATCGCCACCCAGGACAAGGCGGGCTACATCACCTCGAAGTTCGGCCTGCGGGGGCTCACCCAGTCCATCGCGGCCGAGGGCGAGGGCACCCTGCGGGCGTTCACCATCTCGACGGGCTACGTGAAGACGCCCCTCGTCACCGACCAGATCCCCGACACCGCCGAGGAGCGCGGCATCACGGAGCGCGAGGTCGTCGAGGACGTGATGCTCGGCGACGCGCGGGTCAAGGAGATGATGGAGCCGGTCGAGGTCGCGAACCTGTTCGTCCTCGGCTTCTCGAAGCACGGCCGCCACTTAGACGGCGGCGACCTCACCTGGGACGGCGGGCACCTCACCACCTACTGA
- a CDS encoding PQQ-binding-like beta-propeller repeat protein, translating to MPSLTRRDALKSLPALAVGLAGCSALAEEDHDSPVPTAWQTKRFDPAPGAQPDGGPLLVGSRSPFRDDPLLAAFDPETGEDRWSVPGGKGRGSPVTADDRFAYVFSKAEQALAVDHATGDIAWKTNVGPVDEADPGVVEFAPVPAGEQVFVPISGTEDDVPDRVEGLAKANGDTRFAHDLSASLAAAPARDRTGLVVPLLDGTLRRITPDGAEDWRLELGAAMSDVAVADGTVYVGSATEELLAVDAGTGEVQWRSPLENTVFTRPLVAGDRVYVAAADYYLYALDAGSGKRLWRTEAASAFTSGPVMVDDRLVTMVGGRMNQRGPSGTVPFKPEAVYVHDTAGELVNEYRFEGYQDGGGPMWVAHMGDAVYVGQEWSLSRASEEVFDDA from the coding sequence ATGCCCTCCCTCACGCGACGCGACGCCCTGAAGAGCCTCCCCGCGCTCGCGGTCGGCCTCGCCGGCTGTAGCGCCCTCGCCGAGGAGGACCACGACAGCCCAGTACCGACCGCGTGGCAGACGAAACGGTTCGACCCGGCTCCAGGCGCGCAGCCCGACGGCGGCCCACTGCTCGTCGGGTCCCGGAGCCCCTTCCGCGACGACCCGCTGCTCGCCGCCTTCGACCCCGAGACCGGCGAGGACCGGTGGTCGGTCCCTGGCGGGAAGGGCCGCGGGTCCCCCGTGACCGCCGACGATCGCTTCGCCTACGTCTTCTCGAAGGCCGAGCAGGCCCTCGCCGTCGACCACGCGACCGGCGATATCGCCTGGAAAACGAACGTGGGACCGGTCGACGAGGCCGACCCCGGCGTCGTCGAGTTCGCCCCGGTCCCCGCCGGCGAGCAGGTGTTCGTCCCCATCTCCGGCACCGAGGACGACGTGCCCGACCGCGTCGAAGGCCTGGCGAAAGCGAACGGCGACACCCGGTTCGCCCACGACCTCTCGGCGTCGCTCGCCGCGGCACCGGCCCGCGACCGCACCGGCCTCGTCGTACCCCTGTTGGACGGGACGCTCCGCCGAATCACCCCCGACGGGGCCGAGGACTGGCGGCTCGAATTGGGCGCAGCGATGTCCGACGTGGCGGTCGCCGATGGAACTGTCTACGTCGGGAGCGCGACCGAGGAACTGCTCGCCGTCGATGCCGGAACCGGCGAAGTACAGTGGCGGTCCCCACTCGAGAACACCGTCTTCACCCGCCCGCTGGTCGCCGGCGACCGGGTGTACGTCGCCGCAGCCGACTACTACCTCTACGCCCTCGACGCCGGGAGCGGGAAGCGACTGTGGCGGACCGAGGCCGCGAGCGCGTTCACGTCGGGCCCCGTCATGGTCGACGACCGACTCGTGACCATGGTCGGCGGTCGGATGAACCAGCGCGGGCCGAGCGGGACGGTTCCGTTCAAGCCCGAGGCCGTGTACGTCCACGACACTGCTGGCGAACTGGTGAACGAGTATCGCTTCGAGGGCTACCAGGACGGCGGGGGCCCGATGTGGGTCGCCCACATGGGTGACGCGGTCTACGTCGGGCAGGAGTGGTCGCTCTCTCGCGCCAGCGAGGAGGTGTTCGACGATGCGTAA
- a CDS encoding IMP cyclohydrolase: MYIGRFIVVGPNVSAYRVSSRSFPNRQVSARGEDTLTVGPTEDAPETDNPYIAYNCVRVTENGAVLGNGSHVDPAAEKLAMGYPARDALAQSLLALDYEKDDYNTPRIAGIMTDDGQAFIGIVRKDALLVEQVEEPTLVATYEEDAPTTYTLDSDTAAEAAAEVYDADYEHAVCAAGIGRDGDGFELAVENGE; the protein is encoded by the coding sequence ATGTACATCGGACGATTCATCGTCGTCGGCCCGAACGTCAGCGCGTATCGAGTCTCCTCCCGGTCCTTCCCGAACCGGCAGGTCTCGGCCCGCGGGGAGGATACCCTCACGGTCGGCCCGACCGAAGACGCCCCCGAGACGGACAACCCCTACATCGCGTACAACTGCGTTCGGGTCACCGAGAACGGTGCCGTCCTGGGCAATGGCTCGCACGTCGACCCCGCCGCCGAGAAACTCGCCATGGGCTACCCCGCCCGCGACGCCCTGGCGCAGTCCCTGCTGGCGCTCGACTACGAGAAGGACGACTACAACACGCCCCGCATCGCCGGCATCATGACCGACGATGGGCAGGCATTCATCGGCATCGTCCGCAAGGACGCTCTGCTCGTCGAGCAGGTCGAGGAGCCGACGCTGGTCGCGACCTACGAGGAGGACGCGCCGACCACGTACACGCTGGACTCGGACACGGCCGCCGAGGCCGCCGCCGAAGTGTACGACGCGGACTACGAGCACGCCGTGTGTGCGGCCGGTATCGGCCGCGACGGCGACGGCTTCGAACTGGCCGTCGAGAACGGCGAGTAA
- a CDS encoding methyltransferase, producing MSRSTADLALEAQVAEGPDRYRFRTADGVHSGDAFREPDLLLLEHLWDADLGALCCLEATYGVPPVVLANQADTVQATESSARAAALCERNCQENGVDAAVDCLADPATLPDCFDTVTYAPKPYTAIAMGKRRLAAGLSLLRPGGSFYLAAATRTGLSRYEDCLRELAGTVETVGSEGDYRLIRSTRPSTIDPPEYAPLGRIDATLDGHDCTFVTRPGLFSASSVDHGTRLLVETAAVEDGERVLDLCCGYGPVGTYAGLAADCEVWLTDDDAVATACAEASLDASGVDATVVTADCTAGVADRTFDRVLCNPPTHAGDGVLRDLFAGAHDVLAPGGSLLLVHHRELDLRPSLTRFDRVERRATGAEHVVLAAVP from the coding sequence ATGAGCCGGTCCACCGCCGACCTCGCCCTCGAGGCACAGGTCGCCGAGGGTCCGGACCGCTACCGCTTCCGGACCGCCGACGGCGTCCACTCCGGCGATGCCTTCCGCGAGCCAGATTTGCTCCTGCTCGAACACCTCTGGGACGCAGATCTCGGAGCCCTCTGCTGTCTCGAAGCCACCTACGGCGTTCCACCCGTCGTGCTTGCCAACCAGGCCGACACCGTTCAGGCGACTGAATCGAGTGCCCGGGCAGCCGCCCTCTGCGAGCGAAACTGCCAGGAGAACGGGGTCGACGCCGCGGTCGACTGCCTGGCCGACCCCGCCACGCTCCCGGATTGCTTCGACACGGTCACCTACGCGCCGAAACCCTACACCGCCATCGCGATGGGGAAGCGCCGTCTCGCCGCCGGGCTCTCCCTGCTCCGCCCCGGTGGCTCGTTCTACCTCGCGGCGGCGACTCGGACCGGCCTCTCGCGCTACGAGGACTGCCTGCGCGAGCTGGCCGGGACGGTCGAGACGGTCGGTTCGGAGGGCGACTATCGGCTCATCCGGTCCACCCGTCCATCCACCATCGACCCGCCCGAGTACGCCCCACTCGGCCGTATCGATGCGACGCTCGACGGCCACGACTGCACGTTCGTCACCCGTCCGGGCCTGTTCTCGGCCTCGTCGGTCGACCACGGCACCCGGCTCCTCGTCGAGACCGCGGCAGTCGAGGACGGCGAGCGCGTGCTCGACCTCTGCTGTGGCTACGGGCCGGTCGGGACGTACGCCGGCCTCGCCGCCGATTGCGAGGTCTGGCTCACCGACGACGACGCGGTGGCGACGGCCTGCGCCGAGGCGAGTCTCGACGCGTCGGGGGTCGACGCAACGGTGGTCACCGCGGACTGCACCGCCGGTGTCGCCGACCGGACCTTCGACCGGGTGCTGTGCAACCCCCCGACCCACGCCGGGGACGGGGTCCTTCGCGACCTGTTCGCCGGGGCGCACGATGTGCTCGCACCCGGTGGCAGCCTGCTGCTCGTCCACCACCGGGAACTCGACCTGCGGCCCTCCCTCACCAGGTTCGACCGGGTCGAGCGACGGGCCACCGGCGCGGAACACGTCGTGCTGGCGGCGGTCCCGTAG
- a CDS encoding PQQ-binding-like beta-propeller repeat protein, which translates to MRNPLSRREALGSLAGVGSLALAGCVSSVLPDNSVDPVWRRDLEQASGASPPTVGGQHLLVGGQDKALYGLALDDGTTQFRVETGGPIEARPVAPDFGGPYHVHSTDGDLYTVGQSGERRWHVEGLHERGVLGRYGSLVVDLDLTDDLLRGYDVKTGEPRFEREHAGYRQPEQADDGIAVVLPAETDDRHRLAVLAQDGSVRWQTEPSRLYPDVGADSRLLVAARGPDVTGYDPADGTVRWETTVTGRDGFDNVALGSLVYLHSFHGDGGNEVVALDRQTGEVRWRRTAGYRVAAVEPTDDAVFVGSEVDDPDGGILARVDCFGNDGTRRWKTTTEMPSLERLVVSGYAAVAASDRSLTALDWETGKTRWTYEADSHGRVGVAGAPDGVFVSNIDRGKVAKLLTT; encoded by the coding sequence ATGCGTAACCCACTCTCTCGCCGCGAGGCGCTTGGTTCCCTCGCCGGTGTCGGCTCGCTGGCGCTCGCGGGCTGTGTCTCGTCGGTCCTGCCCGACAACAGCGTCGACCCAGTCTGGCGACGCGACCTCGAGCAGGCGAGTGGTGCCTCCCCGCCGACCGTCGGCGGCCAGCACCTCCTCGTCGGCGGGCAGGACAAGGCCCTCTACGGGCTCGCGCTCGACGACGGAACGACCCAGTTCCGCGTCGAGACCGGCGGCCCCATCGAGGCCCGCCCGGTCGCGCCCGACTTCGGCGGCCCCTACCACGTCCACAGCACCGACGGCGACCTCTACACCGTCGGCCAGTCGGGCGAGCGCCGCTGGCACGTCGAGGGACTGCACGAACGCGGCGTCCTCGGTCGGTACGGCTCGCTCGTCGTCGACCTCGACCTCACCGACGACCTGCTCCGTGGCTACGACGTGAAGACGGGCGAACCACGGTTCGAACGCGAGCACGCCGGCTACCGTCAACCCGAGCAGGCCGACGACGGTATCGCGGTCGTGCTCCCGGCCGAGACCGACGACCGGCACCGCCTCGCCGTCCTCGCACAGGACGGGAGCGTCCGGTGGCAGACCGAGCCGTCGCGACTGTATCCGGACGTCGGTGCAGACAGCCGGCTGCTCGTGGCGGCCCGCGGCCCGGACGTGACGGGCTACGACCCGGCCGACGGGACTGTCCGGTGGGAGACCACCGTCACCGGCCGCGACGGGTTCGACAACGTCGCGCTGGGCTCGCTCGTGTACCTCCACTCCTTCCACGGCGATGGCGGGAACGAGGTGGTCGCGCTGGACCGACAGACCGGGGAGGTCCGCTGGCGGCGGACCGCCGGCTACCGCGTCGCGGCCGTCGAACCGACCGACGACGCCGTCTTCGTCGGGAGCGAAGTCGACGACCCCGACGGTGGCATCCTCGCCCGCGTCGACTGCTTTGGGAACGATGGAACTCGCCGCTGGAAGACGACGACCGAAATGCCATCACTGGAGCGGTTGGTGGTGTCCGGCTACGCGGCCGTGGCCGCGAGCGACCGGTCGCTGACCGCACTCGACTGGGAGACGGGAAAGACGCGCTGGACGTACGAGGCGGACTCTCACGGGCGGGTCGGGGTCGCCGGCGCACCCGACGGGGTGTTCGTCTCGAACATCGACCGCGGGAAGGTCGCGAAGCTCTTGACGACCTGA
- a CDS encoding patatin-like phospholipase family protein, giving the protein MGTRVAIACQGGGSHTAFTAGALKCLLTECEDEYEVVGLSGTSGGAVCAAGAWYGLLSEEHTPQGLLDDIWADLTAESPTDRFLNDWVVMSSAVESSGFPTVKVSPYQNPMARAGQRQFQRLLDRHIDFDRFPALATGDAPRLAVGTVNVTAGEFETFCDGEVDSTAILASAAIPDLYPAVEIQGHTHWDGLFSHNPPIRDLFHLPAERKPEELWIIQINPQRIEEEPKSLREIYDRRNELSGNISLNEQLHFIEKVNAWIDEGHLPETDFQKTEIHRIAIDEQFYASSKLDRSPEFLEELERRGHDRASEFCEARRED; this is encoded by the coding sequence ATGGGGACCCGCGTCGCCATCGCCTGCCAGGGCGGTGGGAGCCACACCGCGTTCACCGCGGGGGCGCTGAAGTGCCTGCTCACGGAGTGCGAGGACGAGTACGAGGTCGTCGGCCTCTCGGGGACCTCGGGCGGTGCAGTCTGTGCCGCGGGAGCCTGGTACGGACTACTCTCCGAGGAGCACACGCCACAGGGGTTGCTCGACGACATCTGGGCCGACCTCACCGCCGAGTCCCCGACCGACCGCTTCCTCAACGACTGGGTCGTCATGAGTTCGGCCGTCGAGTCCAGCGGCTTTCCGACGGTGAAGGTCAGCCCCTACCAGAACCCGATGGCGCGGGCCGGCCAGCGACAGTTCCAGCGCCTGCTCGACCGCCACATCGACTTCGACCGCTTTCCCGCGCTCGCCACCGGCGATGCCCCCCGGCTCGCGGTCGGGACGGTCAACGTCACTGCGGGGGAGTTCGAGACCTTCTGTGACGGCGAGGTTGATTCGACGGCCATCCTCGCCTCCGCGGCCATCCCGGACCTCTACCCGGCGGTCGAGATCCAGGGCCACACCCACTGGGACGGGCTGTTCTCCCACAACCCACCCATCCGCGACCTGTTTCACCTTCCCGCCGAGCGCAAGCCCGAGGAGCTGTGGATCATCCAGATAAATCCCCAGCGCATCGAGGAGGAACCGAAGAGCCTGCGCGAGATATACGACCGGCGCAACGAGCTCTCGGGGAACATCTCGCTGAACGAGCAGCTGCACTTCATCGAGAAGGTGAACGCCTGGATCGACGAGGGCCACCTGCCCGAGACGGACTTCCAGAAGACGGAGATACACCGCATCGCCATCGACGAGCAGTTCTACGCCTCCTCGAAGCTCGACCGGTCACCGGAGTTCCTCGAAGAACTGGAGCGACGGGGGCACGACAGGGCCAGCGAGTTCTGCGAGGCCCGTCGCGAGGACTGA
- a CDS encoding metallophosphoesterase, whose translation MKFGVISDIHGNKVALDAVLGDMPPVDGLLCAGDVVGYGPSPAECVDVLLERDVPTVMGNHDRAVARDTGFNFNEMAQAGVAYSRDHLENRHIEWLGHLPDERRECDGYVKIVHGHPGDPDHYTRPHEFAPNLLRGEAVLILGHTHVQHTAEFPEGVVMNPGSVGQPRDGDPRAAYSVLDMETGEVEERRVEYDIEQVQQAIREAGLPERLATRLAVGE comes from the coding sequence ATGAAGTTCGGCGTCATCTCGGACATCCACGGGAACAAGGTGGCCCTCGACGCGGTCCTGGGGGACATGCCGCCGGTCGACGGCCTGCTCTGTGCCGGCGACGTCGTCGGCTACGGCCCCTCCCCCGCCGAGTGCGTCGACGTCCTGCTGGAGCGCGACGTGCCGACCGTGATGGGCAACCACGACCGGGCGGTCGCCCGCGACACCGGCTTCAACTTCAACGAGATGGCACAGGCCGGGGTCGCCTACAGCCGCGACCACCTCGAGAACCGCCACATCGAGTGGCTCGGCCACCTGCCCGACGAACGCCGCGAGTGCGACGGCTACGTGAAGATCGTCCACGGCCACCCCGGCGACCCCGACCACTACACCCGCCCCCACGAGTTCGCCCCGAACCTCCTGCGGGGCGAGGCCGTCCTCATCCTGGGCCACACCCACGTCCAGCACACCGCCGAGTTCCCCGAGGGCGTCGTGATGAACCCCGGCAGCGTCGGCCAGCCCCGCGACGGCGACCCGCGGGCGGCCTACTCGGTGCTCGACATGGAGACCGGGGAGGTCGAGGAGCGCCGAGTCGAGTACGACATCGAGCAGGTACAGCAGGCGATTCGTGAAGCCGGCCTGCCGGAACGCCTGGCGACCCGGCTGGCCGTGGGGGAGTAG
- a CDS encoding rhodanese-like domain-containing protein gives MKRRAFLSGVGLSMTALAGCVGGLTGSGGTQSSGTSPEGYETIAVEGEQIALVPVDETHQWHQNEEATFVDARGSSAYNQGHITNAMSSPVQTPIEAEPIEGVSKDTRIVSYCGCPHHLSSLRAAELQKAGYTNVYVIDEGFYEWVERGYPVTGSSARKEFEIRGQTDSSYAGEMVMLWLQADGETQPLEAAPIQEDGSYAITVHFSGVTADSVVSLEAPDYQLETTLGALTEQVVTAESVRTLE, from the coding sequence ATGAAACGACGGGCGTTCCTCTCCGGTGTCGGCCTCTCGATGACAGCGCTGGCTGGCTGTGTCGGTGGTCTCACCGGGTCCGGCGGCACGCAGAGTAGCGGCACGTCACCCGAGGGCTACGAGACGATCGCGGTCGAGGGCGAGCAGATCGCCCTGGTCCCCGTCGACGAGACGCATCAGTGGCACCAGAACGAGGAGGCGACGTTCGTGGACGCGCGTGGCTCCTCCGCGTACAACCAGGGGCACATCACGAATGCGATGAGTAGCCCCGTCCAGACGCCCATCGAGGCAGAGCCGATCGAGGGTGTCTCGAAGGACACGCGAATCGTGTCGTACTGTGGCTGCCCCCATCACCTGTCCTCGCTCCGGGCGGCGGAACTGCAGAAGGCGGGCTACACGAACGTGTACGTCATCGACGAGGGCTTCTACGAGTGGGTGGAGCGCGGCTACCCGGTGACCGGCTCGTCCGCCAGGAAGGAGTTCGAGATTCGCGGACAGACGGACTCGTCGTACGCTGGCGAGATGGTCATGCTCTGGTTGCAGGCCGACGGCGAGACACAGCCACTCGAGGCAGCGCCCATCCAGGAGGACGGGTCGTACGCAATCACGGTCCACTTCAGTGGCGTCACCGCGGATTCGGTCGTCTCGCTGGAGGCTCCGGACTACC